One Microplitis mediator isolate UGA2020A chromosome 3, iyMicMedi2.1, whole genome shotgun sequence DNA segment encodes these proteins:
- the LOC130666099 gene encoding threonylcarbamoyl-AMP synthase, translating into MLQFVIRRQLINIKSQWSYESVRSIAEVKYLPPIKVTVNQVTKLMEYLPPRAKHWFIGGDRSLAVGIKLLKEKKVIAVPTDTIYGLAALAQDTECVEKLYEIKGRDKSKPFAIAVNSITDIKYWGEVEHIPANLLLALLPGQVTIVIKRKPTLNPKLNPGIDTIGVRVTDSKFVRSLAKILNAPLALTSANRSNEKSSLTAEEFSELWPSIDGIFYTIPDKRKLDEKYRAGSTIVDLTVPNKYKIIRPGIVLHRVRRFLHLYGYTPMES; encoded by the exons ATGTTGCAGTTTGTCATACGCcgtcaattaattaacataaag tcTCAGTGGAGTTACGAAAGTGTAAGGTCAATAGCAgaagttaaatatttaccgcCGATAAAAGTAACAGTTAATCAAGTAACTAAACTAATGGAGTACTTACCTCCGCGGGCAAAACATTGGTTCATTGGTGGTGATAGATCTCTAGCCGTGGGAATTAAACTACTGAAAGAGAAAAAAGTAATAGCTGTACCTACAGACACGATATATGGTCTAGCAGCATTGGCACAAGACACCGAgtgtgttgaaaaattatatgaaataaaaggACGGGATAAAAGCAAACCGTTTGCGATTGCGGTCAACAGTATCACTGATATAAAATATTGGGGTGAAGTAGAGCATATACCAGCTAATCTTTTACTGGCATTATTACCAGGACAAGTCACTATTGTTATAAAACGTAAGCCTACGTTGAATCCAAAACTTAATCCCGGGATAGATACTATTGGAGTCCGTGTTACGGACAGTAAATTTGTACGTAGTCTTGCTAAAATATTGAATGCACCTTTGGCGTTAACGAGCGCTAATCGTAGTAATGAGAAGAGTAGTCTTACTGCTGAAGAATTTTCTGAGTTATGGCCATCAATTGatggaattttttatacgaTACCTGATAAGCGTAAACTTGATGAAAAGTATCGGGCTGGTTCGACAATTGTTGATTTAACTGTCccgaataaatataaaattatacgtcCTGGTATTGTTCTTCATCGTGTTCGTAGATTTTTACATCTTTATGGATATACTCCGAtggaatcttaa